A genomic stretch from Empedobacter stercoris includes:
- a CDS encoding translocation/assembly module TamB domain-containing protein, with product MKKVLKYFSFAILSIIFLLTIAIFSLQFPSVQNFVKNKLVNYLEEKIQTKVQLDRVYIDFPNNLVMENLFLQGQDVDTLLSVKKFDVGLDIWQLTKSKADIKSIELDGLKANVIRKADGNFNFDYIINAFATDEKEESSSKPFIISLDKIKLANLNVSFIDLQSANNIKVLLNSFDTRVKKFDLEQNTYAIDDINLDGLKLKLKQDLIKEVSQKVEEKVDSLNDQKPIKIELNGIHLTNFDVDYGDDNAQTFAKVKFKDFKTRIKKLDLQQNSYAVDDILLNGLFVDFNQKMVEKIQVNKIDKVSPQSNQNPLQIALNKINLNDIKVNYGDENSKTYAKINLNEFETKINKLDIENSIFDIENILLKDADIEANLYLSSTNSTSSQTSSSSAMNLVLNKTILDNVNVKYNNTAERRTAQGMDFNHLDFSPLNLDLRNFKMYNNTFTGQVKSAEIKESKGLNIQKLTTNFLYANTQAYLKNLYLKTPKTILRDEVILQYNSIQQLTSNPENVLVNANIKHSKIGFADILNLVPTLRKTTPFDNYPNAILHVNTNVKGKVNDLFINNLQVSGLDDLEVSASGRVKNAMNPTKLFYDLNIKNFSTSSKTIYNLVPKNIIPNNIRIPSKLSVKGKAKGTTKLINTQLTINSTLGNAKIDAIVDMLKKDAEKYNVKAEVQHLDVGTLISNKDIGKVTAKLNAIGTSFNPEKMNTKLSGFITSANYNNYTYQNINLDAKINEAVFEAQVLSKDPNANLNLIASGLYKKELSDVKLNGNINQLDVQKLGFYNEPMIIAGEIVANFANLNPDHLNGSLTLKNFALSNTKDIFPLQEVNLIANSTADSNQLKLTSQVADVDLKGKYKLTQIFGSLTSTINQYYQFQQPDENEKIEPHQFFTLHAKIKDDELVRRFVPDLKNFETITLDAAYDADLKQVNVDGKIPSLTYGTNTINNGFIKISNQNDALVYALNIDHLRSDNFQLNKINLDGDIANNTINYSISTKDDKDITQFLVAGNLKTLDDITEISLNPTGLVLNYDQWEVGEGNLIQLKKDGIVANNFKLMHNGSEILLQSASDKGTSPLDISIKDFKIETITEIIKKDDLAAKGTINGTAQIRDLNTNMTFNSDLTISDLKAFGNPIGTIVAKVNNTSPTLINADISLNGHHNDLKILGDYNTEASAFDLNLAINRLEMKTVQGFSMNQIKDTEGYLAGNLKITGTVDQPSILGQLKFNEVGLTIAETGSNFRKIDDAIDFTNKGIEFNRFKINDNEGNSLTLRGEILTKTYRDFAFNLTANARDFNVVNSEKTNDAMMYGKLAINANLTIKGDMDLPKVNGNLKVTDDTNFTFVLPQSSPSLQEREGIVEFIDQDQITLNETIKTAELITDSKIKGLDVSVNIEVSKEAKTSIIIDKVNGDFVEIQGEAELTGGMDPSGKMTLVGVYQVEKGAYELSVSLLKRRFDIQKGSSITWTGEPTAANLDITAIYKTKAAPIDLIEQQISGYSSSEMNMYKQRIPFNSELILKGELLKPEIKFNISMDKDNPSIATAVIENTQSKLDQLKNDEAEMNKQVFALLLLNRFIGENPFESKTSVSAETMALQSVSNILSQQLNNLADDLIEGVDIDLGLDTQDDYSSGTKNTRTDLNVAVSKRLLNDRLKVSVGSNFGLDGDARENENMTNIAGDITIDYSLSRDGRYMLRAYRKDEYQVALQGQIVETGVGFIITLDYDKFKEIFEKRRKNKTNRKTQKVVSQP from the coding sequence ATAAAGAAAGTACTCAAATATTTCTCGTTTGCAATTTTATCAATAATTTTTTTGCTAACAATTGCTATTTTTAGTTTACAGTTTCCTTCTGTTCAAAATTTTGTAAAAAATAAATTAGTCAATTATCTTGAAGAAAAAATTCAGACTAAAGTTCAATTAGATCGCGTTTATATCGACTTTCCAAATAATCTTGTAATGGAAAATCTATTTTTACAAGGTCAAGACGTTGATACTTTGTTGTCTGTCAAAAAATTTGACGTTGGTTTGGATATTTGGCAACTCACGAAAAGTAAAGCTGATATAAAATCAATTGAATTGGATGGTTTAAAAGCAAATGTTATTCGAAAAGCTGACGGGAATTTCAATTTCGATTACATTATTAATGCTTTTGCAACAGATGAAAAAGAAGAAAGTTCTTCCAAGCCTTTTATCATTTCCTTGGATAAAATAAAATTAGCCAATCTCAATGTTTCGTTTATCGATCTGCAATCTGCAAACAACATCAAAGTTCTTCTAAATTCATTTGATACACGCGTTAAAAAATTTGATCTCGAACAAAATACGTACGCAATTGACGATATCAATTTAGATGGTTTAAAGCTTAAATTGAAACAAGACCTTATAAAAGAAGTTTCGCAAAAAGTTGAAGAAAAAGTCGATTCGTTAAACGATCAAAAACCTATAAAAATTGAATTGAATGGCATTCATTTAACCAATTTTGATGTAGATTATGGCGATGATAATGCTCAAACGTTTGCGAAAGTAAAATTCAAAGATTTCAAAACTCGTATTAAAAAACTTGATTTACAACAGAATTCTTACGCCGTAGATGACATTTTACTAAATGGATTATTCGTTGACTTCAATCAAAAAATGGTCGAGAAAATTCAAGTGAATAAAATTGATAAAGTTTCTCCACAATCGAATCAAAATCCACTTCAAATTGCGTTAAATAAAATTAATCTGAATGATATCAAGGTCAATTATGGTGACGAAAATTCGAAAACGTATGCAAAAATTAATTTGAATGAATTCGAAACAAAAATCAATAAACTTGATATCGAAAATTCAATCTTTGACATCGAAAATATTTTATTAAAAGACGCCGATATCGAAGCCAATTTATACCTTTCTTCTACTAATTCGACATCTTCTCAAACATCATCTTCATCAGCAATGAACTTGGTTTTGAATAAAACAATTTTAGATAATGTAAACGTAAAATACAACAATACAGCAGAGCGTAGAACTGCGCAAGGAATGGATTTTAATCATTTAGATTTCTCTCCATTAAATCTTGATTTGCGTAATTTCAAAATGTACAATAATACGTTTACTGGACAAGTAAAAAGTGCTGAAATAAAGGAATCAAAAGGTCTAAATATACAAAAATTAACGACAAACTTCTTGTATGCGAATACACAAGCTTATCTGAAAAATCTATACTTAAAAACACCTAAAACAATTCTTCGGGACGAAGTAATTCTTCAATACAATAGCATTCAACAACTAACATCTAATCCTGAAAATGTATTGGTTAATGCGAATATCAAACATTCTAAAATTGGATTTGCAGATATTCTAAATCTTGTTCCAACGCTTAGAAAAACGACGCCTTTCGACAACTATCCAAATGCAATTTTACACGTAAACACGAATGTAAAAGGAAAAGTAAATGATTTATTCATCAATAATTTACAGGTTTCTGGTTTAGATGATTTAGAAGTTTCGGCTTCGGGAAGAGTGAAAAATGCAATGAATCCAACGAAATTATTTTATGATTTGAACATTAAAAACTTTTCTACTTCATCGAAAACAATTTACAATTTAGTTCCTAAAAACATTATTCCAAACAACATTAGAATTCCGTCAAAACTTTCTGTAAAAGGAAAGGCGAAAGGAACAACGAAACTTATCAATACGCAATTAACCATCAACTCGACCTTAGGAAACGCAAAAATTGATGCCATTGTGGATATGTTGAAAAAAGATGCGGAAAAATATAACGTAAAAGCTGAAGTCCAACATTTAGATGTCGGAACTTTAATTAGTAATAAAGACATCGGGAAAGTCACTGCAAAATTGAATGCTATCGGCACAAGTTTTAATCCCGAAAAAATGAATACGAAGCTTTCAGGATTTATTACGTCTGCGAATTACAACAATTACACCTATCAAAATATTAACCTTGATGCAAAAATAAATGAAGCTGTTTTTGAAGCACAAGTTTTATCAAAAGATCCAAATGCAAACCTTAATTTAATTGCTTCTGGTCTCTACAAAAAAGAGTTGTCAGATGTAAAATTAAATGGGAATATCAATCAATTAGATGTTCAAAAACTTGGTTTTTATAACGAACCTATGATTATCGCTGGGGAAATAGTTGCAAATTTTGCTAACCTAAATCCTGATCATTTAAATGGATCATTGACTCTCAAAAACTTTGCTTTATCGAACACAAAAGATATTTTCCCTTTGCAAGAAGTGAATTTAATCGCAAATTCAACAGCCGATTCAAATCAACTTAAACTTACTTCTCAGGTTGCAGATGTAGACTTAAAAGGTAAATATAAATTGACACAAATTTTTGGTTCACTTACCTCAACGATTAATCAATATTATCAATTTCAACAACCTGATGAAAATGAAAAAATAGAACCTCATCAATTTTTTACCTTACATGCAAAAATAAAAGACGATGAATTGGTTCGAAGATTTGTCCCTGATCTAAAAAATTTCGAAACGATTACATTAGATGCAGCCTATGATGCGGATTTGAAACAAGTTAATGTCGATGGAAAAATACCAAGTTTAACGTATGGTACAAATACGATTAACAATGGTTTTATCAAAATTTCGAACCAAAATGATGCGTTAGTTTATGCATTGAATATTGATCATTTGAGAAGCGATAATTTTCAGTTGAACAAGATAAATCTTGATGGAGATATTGCGAATAATACCATCAATTACAGCATTTCAACGAAAGATGATAAAGATATTACTCAATTTTTGGTTGCTGGAAATTTGAAAACATTGGATGACATTACAGAAATCAGCTTAAATCCGACTGGTTTAGTCTTAAACTATGATCAATGGGAAGTTGGAGAAGGAAATTTAATTCAATTAAAAAAAGACGGCATTGTTGCAAATAATTTCAAACTAATGCATAATGGAAGTGAGATTTTATTGCAATCAGCATCTGATAAAGGTACAAGTCCGCTTGATATTTCGATTAAAGATTTCAAAATAGAAACCATTACCGAAATTATCAAAAAAGATGACTTAGCAGCAAAAGGAACCATCAATGGAACAGCACAAATTAGAGATTTGAATACAAATATGACCTTCAATTCTGATTTAACTATTTCAGATTTAAAAGCATTTGGAAATCCTATTGGAACGATTGTAGCGAAGGTCAATAATACATCTCCAACTTTGATTAATGCAGACATTTCATTAAATGGACACCACAATGATTTGAAGATTTTAGGCGATTACAACACTGAAGCAAGTGCGTTTGATTTGAATTTAGCTATTAACCGTTTGGAAATGAAAACCGTTCAAGGATTTTCGATGAATCAAATCAAAGATACCGAAGGTTATTTGGCTGGAAACTTAAAAATTACTGGAACGGTAGATCAACCAAGTATTTTGGGACAATTAAAATTTAATGAAGTAGGTTTAACGATTGCTGAAACAGGTAGTAATTTCCGAAAAATTGATGACGCAATAGATTTTACGAACAAAGGAATAGAATTTAACCGATTCAAAATTAATGACAACGAAGGAAACTCTCTCACATTAAGAGGCGAAATATTAACTAAAACCTATCGGGATTTTGCTTTTAATTTAACTGCTAATGCACGAGATTTTAATGTTGTCAATTCCGAAAAAACTAACGATGCCATGATGTATGGTAAACTGGCTATTAATGCGAACCTAACAATAAAAGGTGATATGGATCTTCCTAAAGTAAACGGAAACTTAAAGGTAACAGATGACACTAATTTTACATTTGTTTTGCCTCAATCTTCACCATCTTTACAAGAACGAGAAGGAATTGTAGAATTCATTGATCAAGATCAAATCACGTTAAATGAAACGATTAAAACAGCTGAACTAATTACAGATTCTAAGATAAAAGGATTGGATGTTAGCGTGAATATTGAAGTGAGTAAAGAAGCTAAAACATCGATTATCATTGACAAAGTAAACGGAGATTTTGTCGAAATACAAGGTGAAGCTGAGTTGACAGGTGGAATGGATCCTTCTGGTAAAATGACTTTAGTTGGCGTCTATCAAGTAGAAAAAGGTGCTTATGAGCTTTCGGTAAGTTTATTAAAACGCCGTTTTGACATTCAGAAAGGAAGTAGTATAACATGGACAGGTGAGCCAACTGCTGCAAACCTTGATATTACAGCAATTTACAAAACAAAAGCAGCACCAATCGATTTGATCGAACAACAAATTTCGGGTTATTCATCATCAGAAATGAACATGTACAAACAACGTATTCCGTTTAATAGCGAACTCATTTTAAAAGGTGAATTACTAAAGCCTGAGATTAAGTTCAATATTTCGATGGACAAAGACAATCCCTCTATTGCAACAGCCGTTATCGAAAATACACAATCCAAATTGGATCAGTTAAAAAATGATGAAGCAGAAATGAATAAACAAGTTTTTGCATTATTGTTGTTAAATCGCTTTATTGGAGAAAATCCGTTTGAAAGTAAAACAAGTGTTTCTGCCGAAACTATGGCGTTACAAAGTGTGAGTAATATTCTTTCGCAACAATTAAATAATTTGGCAGATGATTTAATCGAAGGTGTCGACATTGATCTGGGATTAGACACACAAGATGATTACTCATCAGGTACCAAAAACACTCGAACAGACTTGAATGTTGCGGTAAGTAAGCGCTTGTTAAATGACCGATTAAAAGTTTCGGTTGGAAGTAATTTTGGGCTTGATGGTGACGCCAGAGAAAACGAAAACATGACTAACATTGCTGGAGATATCACAATTGATTATAGTTTATCACGCGATGGTCGATATATGTTAAGAGCTTATCGAAAAGATGAATATCAAGTTGCTTTACAAGGACAAATTGTAGAAACTGGTGTTGGTTTTATTATCACATTAGATTACGATAAATTCAAAGAAATTTTCGAGAAAAGAAGAAAAAATAAAACGAATAGAAAAACACAAAAAGTCGTATCTCAACCATGA
- the tamL gene encoding translocation and assembly module lipoprotein TamL, with amino-acid sequence MKKSIITSIKCIAISFATVGITSCSNTRFLKEGETLYTGSKLTIKGDSLSKSDRVALKDNLEENIIPKPNSSFFGLRPRLYIYNITSEPKKQKGLKYWLKYKVGQKPILLSDVDIDFNKKILVNYAENKGYFNAKAQGDTISKDKKAVVNYVLQPHKRYYINQVNFPKDTTLVVNKEINKTEAKTLLKEKQPFDLDVIKAERERIDSRLKENGFYYFHPDNIIVQADSTVTNKQDVELFVKLKNQTPEQAKKQFTIDKVIVFPDYNIRQARKGIYQMPMPTDSLGKYEQNGFYMVDSKKNFKPKVFDRALYFKTGDIYNRADHNLTLNRLINLGVFKFVKNDFVISDSINNKFDVYYTLTPREFQSLRLEVLGRTNSANYGGGELNLNWTHRNILKGAEQLKMALYGAFDMQLGGQKDANNIFRAGFNTQLSIPRIVAPFKFNSSSAFVPRTNIEMGYEYQNRSKLYTLHNFNTSFGYIWKENAQKEHNLKVFSATLLFPEKVTDEYNSKIYDSIGNIINPSLKRVVDKQLIFGPQYSYTYTTTMLPRKSTFYYRGLVDLAGNLTGLITGANVKKDKEKEIFKIPFSQYAKMEHDFRFYHKFSDKSSIATRFIGGIAYPYGNSEFVPYSKQFFVGGSNSIRAFRARTLGPGSYDPRHQNANFFFDQSGDIKLELNAEFRQKLFSFLNLALFVDAGNIWLMNEDETRPGAKFSKDFINEIAVGAGLGLRLDFSILILRLDLATPLRIPYYEKNDRWTFDKIDFGDKAWRKDNLILNIAIGYPF; translated from the coding sequence ATGAAAAAATCAATTATAACATCTATCAAATGTATTGCTATTTCATTTGCCACAGTTGGTATTACTTCTTGTAGCAACACCCGTTTTCTAAAAGAAGGTGAAACACTTTACACAGGTTCTAAATTAACCATAAAAGGGGATTCATTAAGCAAAAGTGATCGCGTAGCTTTAAAAGATAATCTGGAAGAAAATATTATTCCCAAACCTAATTCAAGTTTTTTTGGATTACGTCCTCGATTATACATTTACAATATCACGAGCGAACCAAAGAAACAAAAAGGATTAAAATATTGGTTGAAATATAAGGTAGGACAAAAACCTATTTTATTAAGTGATGTTGATATCGATTTTAATAAAAAAATCCTGGTTAATTATGCCGAAAACAAAGGCTATTTCAATGCAAAAGCGCAAGGAGATACCATTAGCAAAGACAAAAAAGCAGTAGTAAATTATGTGTTACAACCACACAAACGCTATTACATCAATCAGGTTAATTTTCCAAAAGACACAACATTAGTTGTGAACAAAGAAATTAATAAAACAGAAGCCAAAACTTTACTTAAAGAGAAGCAACCATTTGATTTGGATGTGATAAAAGCCGAACGCGAACGTATAGATTCTCGTTTAAAAGAGAACGGTTTTTATTATTTTCATCCTGATAATATTATTGTACAAGCAGATAGTACCGTTACAAACAAACAAGATGTTGAGCTTTTTGTAAAGCTAAAAAACCAAACTCCCGAACAAGCTAAAAAACAATTTACGATTGATAAGGTTATTGTTTTTCCTGATTACAATATTCGGCAAGCAAGAAAAGGTATATACCAAATGCCGATGCCTACAGATTCTTTAGGAAAATATGAACAAAATGGTTTTTATATGGTAGATTCGAAAAAGAACTTTAAACCAAAAGTTTTCGATCGTGCCTTGTATTTCAAAACTGGTGATATCTACAATCGTGCTGATCATAATTTAACCCTAAATCGATTAATTAATTTAGGTGTTTTTAAATTTGTGAAAAACGATTTCGTTATTTCAGATTCCATCAACAATAAATTTGATGTTTATTATACGTTGACACCACGCGAATTTCAATCGTTGCGCTTAGAAGTTTTAGGTCGAACAAATTCGGCGAATTATGGCGGTGGCGAATTAAACTTAAATTGGACGCATCGTAACATACTAAAAGGAGCAGAACAACTTAAAATGGCTTTGTATGGTGCTTTTGATATGCAATTAGGTGGTCAAAAAGATGCGAATAACATTTTTAGAGCTGGTTTTAATACACAACTTTCGATTCCGAGAATTGTAGCACCCTTCAAATTCAATTCATCAAGTGCGTTTGTTCCACGAACAAATATTGAAATGGGTTATGAATATCAAAACAGATCAAAATTATACACCTTACATAATTTCAATACGTCTTTTGGATATATTTGGAAAGAAAATGCACAGAAAGAACACAACCTAAAAGTGTTTAGTGCAACTTTATTATTTCCGGAAAAAGTAACCGATGAATACAACAGCAAAATTTACGATTCGATAGGAAATATTATTAACCCAAGTTTAAAACGCGTTGTCGATAAACAATTGATTTTTGGCCCACAATATTCGTACACCTATACTACCACAATGTTACCACGAAAAAGTACATTTTATTACCGTGGTTTAGTTGATTTGGCTGGAAATTTAACAGGATTGATTACTGGTGCAAATGTAAAAAAAGACAAGGAAAAAGAAATCTTCAAAATTCCATTTAGTCAATATGCAAAAATGGAACACGACTTCCGTTTTTACCACAAGTTTTCGGACAAATCCTCAATTGCCACACGCTTTATAGGAGGAATTGCTTATCCTTACGGTAATTCTGAATTTGTTCCATATTCCAAACAGTTTTTTGTAGGAGGAAGCAATAGTATTCGCGCATTTAGAGCACGTACATTAGGTCCTGGAAGTTATGATCCACGCCATCAAAATGCGAATTTCTTTTTTGATCAATCGGGAGATATTAAACTCGAATTAAATGCAGAATTTAGACAGAAATTATTTAGTTTTCTAAATTTAGCGTTGTTTGTTGATGCAGGAAATATATGGTTGATGAACGAGGATGAAACGCGTCCAGGTGCAAAATTTTCAAAAGATTTTATAAACGAAATAGCTGTAGGAGCAGGATTAGGACTACGACTTGATTTTAGTATTTTAATTCTAAGATTGGATTTAGCCACTCCTCTTCGTATTCCGTATTATGAGAAAAATGACCGATGGACATTTGATAAAATTGATTTTGGAGACAAAGCATGGCGAAAAGATAACTTAATTTTGAACATCGCGATTGGATATCCATTCTAA
- a CDS encoding patatin-like phospholipase family protein encodes MEFKEKKIILLSLDGGGIRGIISCVILKYIEDKLKEIHDKNAKIGDYVDFIAGTSTGALIASLLLMPSDKDPKKAKHSITDALNIYLGEGKNIFSKTFWTILNNPLSVLKDNLPTVVLEEQLEIVFGKTELKDLIRPCAIVSYDTEHQKPKIFNTIDGISPFRNFYIKDVCRASSAAPTYFEPAKIKSFADQEFCCIDGGVFANNPTFVGFIETQKINFNKYFKDELKFDGTAPLQEFNIISIGNGSRAKSYKHEHLNGISKSKWVDPLVDIFISTGVDMIDLEMKSMYALLKPKYQQNYHRFNPEIPESSLDLGNVSNANIKTLLDVANDFVSKHKEELDEVVQKLIFNQVEIE; translated from the coding sequence ATGGAATTTAAAGAGAAAAAAATTATCCTATTATCTTTAGACGGAGGAGGAATTAGGGGAATTATTTCGTGTGTTATTTTAAAATACATCGAAGATAAATTAAAAGAAATTCATGATAAAAATGCTAAAATTGGTGATTATGTTGATTTTATAGCAGGAACAAGCACAGGAGCTTTGATTGCTTCTTTATTATTAATGCCTTCTGACAAAGATCCTAAAAAAGCAAAGCATTCTATCACAGATGCGCTTAACATCTATTTGGGTGAAGGAAAAAACATTTTCTCTAAAACGTTTTGGACTATTTTGAACAATCCTTTGAGTGTTCTTAAAGATAATTTACCAACAGTTGTATTGGAAGAACAATTGGAAATTGTTTTTGGAAAAACTGAATTGAAGGATTTGATTCGTCCTTGTGCAATTGTTTCCTATGATACAGAACATCAAAAACCTAAAATATTTAATACAATCGACGGAATTTCTCCTTTCCGAAATTTTTATATAAAAGATGTCTGTCGAGCTTCTTCAGCTGCACCAACTTATTTTGAACCAGCTAAAATTAAATCATTTGCCGATCAAGAATTTTGTTGTATTGATGGCGGTGTTTTTGCAAATAATCCAACTTTTGTAGGATTTATAGAAACTCAAAAAATAAATTTTAATAAATATTTCAAAGACGAGTTGAAATTTGACGGTACAGCTCCTTTACAAGAGTTTAACATCATCTCAATCGGAAATGGATCTCGTGCAAAATCATACAAACATGAGCATTTGAATGGAATTTCAAAGTCGAAATGGGTAGATCCTTTGGTTGATATTTTCATTTCGACTGGTGTTGATATGATTGATTTGGAAATGAAAAGCATGTATGCCTTACTCAAACCAAAATATCAACAAAATTATCATCGATTTAATCCAGAAATCCCTGAATCTTCTTTAGATTTGGGAAATGTCTCAAACGCTAATATCAAAACATTGTTAGATGTTGCAAATGATTTTGTTTCAAAACACAAAGAAGAATTAGATGAAGTGGTTCAAAAATTAATTTTCAATCAAGTTGAAATAGAATAA